AATTTAAACCCATTGAACATCCAGTTTAGGTACACCAATTAAATGGAGAGTTAATCAATGATTCAAATCAATCTTATCCCCTAAAACCGTGTCATGGTAGAACCAACATGGACGATATAATCAGGGTGCTTAACATCCTTCTTGCTGGATTCCTAACCCTTCACTCATGCActcttcctccgcctcccccccccccccccgtcagccGGGGACAACAGCTCGGACACCGAGAGCGCTCCCTCGCCCTCGCAGGCCGACCCCTCCAAGGCTGGCGACGGCAAGAGGGCCGACGGCGGGGCGGCCAACAGCCACCCCTCGGAGCAGGACCAGGCCCAGGGTGCGGCCCAGAGCCAGGGCGCGGCCCAGGCCGGGGGCGTGGCGGCGGGCCCGAGCTCCAAGACCCAGGAGACGCCCTACGGCGAGCTGAGGGTCAAGCAGGAGAAGAGCCCCGAGGGCGACGGGGGCACCCCGGAGGAGAGGGCCAGGGCGGCCCCGTACACCGGCGTGCTGCACCCCAAGACGGAGCCCCAGGACCTGGAGCTgaggagcggcggcggcgggggggaggtCCAGGTGAAGGTGGAGCCCGAGGCCAAAGAGCGAGGGGATAAGGGCCAGCCGGACGAGCGGCAGAGGGAGCTCCACTCGGACAACGACTCCAGCGCCACCTGCAGCGCCGACGAGGATGTGGAGGCGGAGCCCGAGAGGCAGAAGTGGGTGCTTTGGCTTTTTGGGGGTCAGggtaggggggtgggaggggcgcCTCATTTGATTTTCATGGTGGTAGTCTAGCGGTGTTCTGATGGCTCTCTTTTACAGGATGTACACCTTGGACAAGCCTTCGATGCTGGGGCCCCCGGGGTCCGTGCTGGTCTCCTCCAAGCTCAACATGCAGCAGCTGCATCACCGCGCCGCAAACATACCCCCCATGGtaggtcaccatggcaacctaCCGCACGGCTCCCGGCAGCTGCAGTGGAGCTATTTAGAGAAGCATGGGGGACAGGAAATGGATCCACAGTGATGCGTTCAGGGGATCGCCCCGTCGACATTTTGAACTTTTCTGTGTCAACAAACcatttggtatttatttattttgtatcagGTTCACGCCACACATGAGCTGTAAGCTGCCCATTGTTATTCCTCAGCTATATGCGGTCCTGTTCTTCCACATTTCTGTGCCGTGTGATACACGCCTGGAACATATTTCTGAATGGTTTCCTTTCAATAGAAGGATCACTTATTACAGCGGCCCAGCATATTAGATCCTAACATATGTCCTGTTAATCAGGACTGGACTAGCATTATACAAACCAAAAGCATCAAGTCATGTCCTTTTGTGTGACTTTGAAACCTCGCTGGCCAATTCATTGTAGTCTGAGAGTATTCCGTTTCTCTGCCAGCATCTCTCCTGGTGAGGTTGTGTCAAGTCCAATTTATTAGCATAGTCCTTAATCGCAGCGACAATCTCAAAGCCCTCTTAAGGGTAGGAGCGAGGGCTTGGCTCCCGCTACACGCAAGTGTATGGGTAACTGacttctcccttctccctctctctctccctctctctcctctctctctctctctcctctctctccctctctctcctctctctctctctctcctctctctctctctctctctctcttctctcttctctcttctctctctcccccccctctctctctcctctctctctcttcccccaccccctctctctctttcccccccgtGCAGGTGCAGGGTCCCTACGGGCCCGGGGCCGTGCCCGTCAGTGGCTTCACTATGTTCCAGCACCAGATCAAGGCGGTGCATGAGTCCGCCCACCAGGAGGACAAGCAGAGGCAGGACCAGGGGGAGCCCGACCGCCGGCCCCCCAGCCACCCCGCCTTCAGCACGCGAGATGGTACGGGGAaggcacacacgcgcagacacgcgcacacacagacacacacatacacacacgcgcatgcccCACACACgccagacacacgcagacacacagtcgcacagacacacgcatacagacgcacacagacacacacaccctgctttGCCCTCGTCTGGCTGTTCCTCTCCATCGGTCTCTTTGGTGTGAGGAAGGCCTCCTGTGGTCTGTGAATGACTATTTTCACCAACAATTGATTCTTTCCGTTTTTACATACACTCATTCGTTTGTCTGATTGGTCGTCGAACGAGGGGGAACTCTGAATGCTGCAAGTGCAGGGATAGAAACTTGGCTGACCCAGTTCGCGTTGTCGTTTTTTCAAATTGCATGCATAAGTGAGATTGGACGCTGAGTGCCACTTTGCAGACGGGTCATGTCCTTCCCAGGGGGTACTGAACGTGGCTTTAGTTATGGTTGTTAGGCCGGTGCACCCCAGTAGAAGGGGATATTCAAAGAACCTTGCTAGGAAAGGCCTATAGCGAACCCTCTGACTGATTCATCTGCATGGTTGCCAAATGGATGACAACCACGCCCTTTGGCACAGTAGCCCGGTGAACCGTGGAGTTCAAGGGCCCTGGGTGTATTAAGTCACACACTCCTTCCTCCAGGTACGGGGGGGTGTGCTCTTCGAGGTCCCTGGCGGTCTGTTGTTGAATCCCTCCTCTCCTAATAGTTCCCTCCCTTGTGTCCTGTGTGCCTGTGACCCGCAGGTAAGCCCTACCCCTTCATGCCTTTTGATATGAAGCTGGCTCTGGAGCAGGAGGCCCAGTCAGGCCGGCCTGGCTCCCCCTACAGGCTCTGCCCCAGGGAGCTGAGCAAGGCCTCTGCCCAGTCCGATCCCAGCGCCCCCAATGTCTCCCGCTACAGTGTGCCTCCAGGTAACCTGCacaccccccttccctctcttcatccAACTCCTGCTGCCTGCCCcccctttttttctctcccatctctcccatCACCAGTGGGCCCTTTCCACCATTTTGTGAGCTACTGTTGGCTAGCCACTGGGCCTTTCTTCTCCCTCACGCTGTGGGCTGTTTCTGGCTGCCGCCTGACCCTCACTTCATTGGCTCGCTGAGCGATGGAAGTTTTAGATTAGAGTTTCATCTGAGTTTTATACAGCTTTTTGCCCCTTTATACGCTAGGTTGTCATTGAGATATAACGATGTTGATGTATAATTGTCATTACTATATCTCAATAGCAGCGTAGCATCTGTCATTGGCTGCACCATTTGCATGTCTTTGATCCGATGAGATTGATTTTTGAAGTGAAACGAACAGTCTTCAGGGCCGTTACGATAGCTCGTGGTTCAGTGTTGAGGGAAAGgcctttcttttttattttgagtCGTCACCGGTCATTCCCCGCCTTTCACTCCTCTCGCTTCAGCACATCTCAACCGGCCTACCAAGTTTCCAGTCGCTTTCGTCAACAATGAGCTGGCAGAATGAATATTAATGTCATCGCCCCTACCCCCCCGCCGTATGCCTCCCAGCTGCAGGGTCGCTCGTGTGTCGCTCGCGTCATAGAGTGGTTTGTTGTGTTTCCCCCGCTTGGGGTTGGCAGAGTGCTGACGTCCGCGACCACTGGAAGAACTCTTAATAACACGGAGGCCATTTGCATTTTTGATATTGTTAAGTGCTGGGGCATGACACActgtttttgtctgtctgtctgtctgtctgtctgtctgtctgtctgtctgtctgtctgtctgtctctctgtgtgtgtgtgtgtgtgtgtgtgtgtgtgtgtgtgtgtgtgtgtgtgtgtgtgtgtgtgtgtgtgtgtgtgtgtgtgtgtgtgtgtgtgtgtgtgtgtgtgtgtgtgttgttaatcCATTTAGTTGGCCATCTCCCCACAGTCTGCTTGCGTCCCCAAGGGCAGAGCGCAGAGCCTCCATTTTATGACCTCAGATCCACTATGCCTGTAACAGCCCGTTATGGTGGAACTTAATATTTTATTGTTGCTATTTAAACCCTTACCAAGCTCTTTGTGGAACCATATACTGTCCgctgggtcagtgtgtgtttaatggGGAAGGCGgctattttttgttttaattaatggttgtgtgtgtgtgtgcacgctggAATCAAACTTGAATACAATCAATTGCATTCACTTTACGTAATCTATGGTAGCATTTTCATCTCTttcattgctctctctctctctctctctctctctctctctccctgtgtcgcTCTAGTCCTGCACCCGACGCCCAGCCAGACGGCCCAGGACATGCCGGAGGCCGTGCGGGTGTCGTTCAGGCACAGCCGGCCCCCAAACATTCCAGCTCCGCCGCCCCTCATTCCCACCTCCAAGCACACGGACAAGCCCTCCTTCATCCAGGGCGGCTCCATCTCCCAGGTAAGCTCCCCCCGGAGCAGCTGAATCAACCGCCCTTAGATCTGATTTGAACCGGCTTTTAAATGGATATGGGTGATCCTCTCTgttggacgcacacacaccactacaacCGTATCAAACCGCCGGCATAATCCTCCAGCAAAGTCATTATTACTTTATAAACAAAGCAGAGTGTATTGTGTGTAAAGAGCCTTTTTTAAAACCGAGACAGAAACGGTTATAGGCCTACTAGGTTAACTGTATAGATTACAATCCGGGACATGTATACTAACTACGACATGAATCCCCGTCCGACCCTCAAAGCGAAACCGTTTCACTAAGAGCACCAGCTCTGTTCAGCCTCAGCTTGACCTGGCCCTGGTGCGCTGACCTGCTCTCTTATTCCCGCTCCTCCAGGGGACTCCCGGCACGTACCTCCCCTCACACGCCCTCTACGGGCTAGAGGGCACCAAGAGCTCCGTGGGCTCCATATCGCTGGGCCTGCCCCGACAGCAGGACCACAACAAGCCTGGTAGGACGCCGCTGCTTTCACCACGGGTCGGCTAGGGGATTGGCCTTTACAAAGCCATTTCAAAAGTAGACCCTCTGGAGACCAGCAGGTCGCTAGGTTGATCTATTATTCGTATTTCCGGGTAGAGGCTGCCATTTGATATGCATGTCTGTCTGGGTGAAGCAGGACTCTGTTTCCTTCATCTGGCTATGAGTTTCCCTCCTCATTCCAGGTTGACGCAGAAGCAAATTTCCATTGAATTACCACCATTTCAACAGGATGGATATTTGATCCTTTCCTCATATTTAACAGACAGCGTGATCCCTAATTAGATAAAGTTCAACAGTTAAGTACAGTGTGCCTAGTCTACAGCATTCTGTGCTGCCATTGCGGCATAAAGCCGCCAACATTTTATCGACATTCTTGCTGAATTTGGGTTCCTGTATTTTTCCACCCTGTATTTATGTTCTAGATGTGGATCTCAGGGTCGCGTTCCCCCAATAAAtgcttcatttaaaaaaacctACATACTGTAATGGGGCTCTTTGCCTTCCATGCATGATGATCAGGTTGGAGATTGGAGGTAGCATAATGTCCCTCGTAAACATTCTGTTCTGCAAACCGCCCATTTACCTCGAGATGTCATTTCCTATGCTGCTGTACAGAAAATGCCACACACTTTACCTCAAAGTTTTTCCGTGCAGCGACATATCTTGAGATTGGATTGAgtttgtgtgcctgttttgATTGTGGTGGTTGAGGAATtggaccccccaccccccttgtATTCTCTTGGGTCCAGGCTTCCCTCAATAAAAGCCTGGGGGCAACTCTAATTAGTGCTGTCCTGAGAACCCACTTCCTGGAGTTGTTTTGGTAGTTGCGGCGGTTTTGTTGTCGCTCTCCTGTTCCGACGAATGGCTCCATTCACACCGGATAAACAACACTGACAAGCCTGCGCGGCGGTGCTATTCACTCCATGCGTTCACCCCgacccctctctgactctgacttGTGTCTTCCGCGTTGAGCTTCTCCCATTCACACTACTACTGGTTAACTGTACAAAAACCCTGCCAAGGCTAAACCTGCAATGCGTCAAAATACGTTGTTTCTTAGTTTCTTAAGCACTAACCATTGAGTCTACCACTGTGAGCCTCTATACTCGGACAGACTATGATGCTCTCTGCTGATACAGAAGGGGTTTAATGTACTACAGAGTCAAGTTCAAAAACCTTTACTCCCTTTGCTGTGTGGACCGGATGCATCTCCACAAAAGACCTTTccgtagtctctctctccctctctcaggggATCTTAACAACAACAAACCGAATCGACAGACGCCACAGACGAGGCTAAAAGGTTGTGAGCCTGGTTGAACCTCCAGCTGCAAGTCTGCCATTGATGTTGCTAGACGATGGAGTTTCAAATGGTTCCTCTTTGCTAGCCGCTCTCTCGACACAGGATCGTGTTCCCTTGGTATTTGTGTTCATCTCAACtcttcccccatctcctcctcccaggcTCCATGCAATCCGTCCAGGATGGGAGAGGCAACCCAGGCAAGATGGGCGAGGGCCTGGCCTATGGGCGCGGATCGATTACCCAGGTAGGACTAATCCATCAGATCATTTGCAATCCTATGTAAAATATAGATTCAATATCATCATAGCCTATGATCAGatctcttttattattttattaatcatACCAAGATATATAAGGGCGGCAACACATGATTTATTTCATAGTCTGGGATTAATCATTTAGTTTAAACAAGTTCACCACTTCACAGTTCTTACACTTCCTGTCTGCGTGCTGTCCAGGGTACTCCTGCCATGCCCCAGTCCAGCATCGCTGCTGACCTGCTGAAGGGCACCATCACCAAGCTGGCCACCGAGGACATGAGCAGCCCGGACAAGAGCGGCCGGGGGGAGCAGATGCCCAAAGGTCACGTCATCTACGAGGGCAAGAGCGGCCACATCGTCTCCTACGACGGTAAGACCTCCTGTGGCTATCGCCAATGCTACCCTTTTCATTCAGCCATTTCGCTTTGCTAGGGCAAAGCAACGTTTCAACTATTTGCGTCACACTTTAAACTAGTTAAGTCTTTCTTTTGAGGCCAGCCAATGTTGTTTGCTAGTTAGCGGTAACTTGGTTGATCATCCAGAGCCGTATACTACTAAGAGTCGGTTGAATGCTGCAGTCGTTTACGGCGACGTCAGTCGTTTTAAATAGCAGGGGTGCAGTTCTTATCCTTCCTTTATGGGAGACCCTGCTCCTCATAGCTGAACCTAACCTCTTCCCGGGCCTCCCCACAGCCATCAAGAACCCCAGGGAAGCCACCCGCAGCCCCAGGGCCGGCCACGACCTGAAGCGCTCCTGTGACATGATGGAGGGCCCCACGGGTAGAGGTCTCCCCGGCCGCGACGGAGCTCCGTTTGAAGGTAGTCTGATTGTATTGAAATATCTATCGGATTACATTTATTCAATCATTAAATCAATATTCTATGATGTTGAGATGGGGTGGTTTTTTTATTTCGGTTTTTGTTTATAATTGCATTTACGTAATTGCTGATTCAATGTATACACACGGAGAGGCGTTGTTCTaacttttattgttattttattataaagaAATGCATCCACACCGAGATGTTTCTTCATGTTATCCATGAGACTATCTGAAAGTACGTTGTTGTTTTGTTCAGGATTGATGGGGCGAGCGTTGCCTAGAGAGGGTCTCCTCGGAGATTCTAAAGAGAGGCCTTTCATCACTGGATCCATTATGCAAGGTAGACTCTCCTCTTGAAGCCTTAGTAGCTCATAAATAGATTCAATGGACACATTATTTTAATTGACAGGGGATATTTTATTAACCACCTATAATTATTTCCCAGTGGTTGCGCCATCCATTTGATGGAACAACTTATTTGATCATTTGACTTTCCTTTCGGCTTGACTTGGAGCCGTACGACGTCATCACACAAATTGACAAAGACACCACACATTGCTGCGGCTCATCCAAATGtgttttgtctctctcccttccagggACCCCCAGGACGTCGGCCGAGGCCTACGACGACAGCCCCAAATACAAGCAGATCAAGAGGGAGAGCCCGCCCATCCGCTCCTTCGACGGGGGCATCGGCAAGGGCAAGCCGTACGAAGCGGTCAACACCATTCAGGAGCTGGGCCGCTCCATCCACGAGATCCCCCGCCAAGACCAGTCCGGCGGGGACAGCCGGAAGACCCCCGACATGGCGGACCGAAGGGTTTTGGAGGGACCCATGTCCCAGGTATGATGACCACGGCTCCATCGACTCTGTCTCACTGTGAACTTCAATTTTTGTGCATCTGCTTCCACACAAATCGTGTTCACCCGATCAACATCTGCATTATCAATGTCCCGGTGAACGTAATGACATTGCTCAACTACACACTAGATTAACATTAGTTTGCTTGTTGGCTGTGAATCGTTCGGGCAGGCAGTTTGAATATAAAGTGGATACAAATAgatataaaatgtaattgacTATCGATAGCTTACATCAGCAATTTCCTGCAACTCCATATGCGAATCCGGGGACCCAAAGTGGGTCCCGAACCATAGGTTGTCAACCACTGCTCTATACTATCCTTACCCGTCCACTACATTATCCGGTACATCCCCATTTTATTTGACATATCCTTTGTTGATCCAGTGGATTTTCCCCTTTGCACAGATCCATTCTGTGAACCAGCCCGCCATCAAGCACAACGTCAAGTCCCTGATCACCAGTCCAGGCAAGATGCCCCACGGTCTGCCCCAGCTGGAGGCCATGGAACGGGCCAAGTACGAGGAGAGCAAGGGCGGGCCGGACCGCGTGCGCCAGTCCGTGGTCAACTCCACCGGCGTGCTGCGCTCCACCCACCAGGAGGCCAACAGGACCCAGCTCAGCCCCGGCATGTACGAGGACGCCAACGCCCGCAGGACCCCCGTCAACTACAGCACCAACTCCCGGTCGTCGCCCATGCTCGGACGCGCCCCAGACGGTAGGGTCGTTATCCCGGTGTACCCAGTGTGCAACGCTCACTGGTGACCGCTGGAACATGGAGGTTCAGACCTAGAACCGTTCCGGCAGTTGCCAAGCAACCCCAGATACCAGACTATGAAAATCGTTCTGCTTATTTTTTGAGACCCAAGAGTGCTACAATTATTAAGTGATTTTATATCTCACGTCCCTGCATTTTAACCAGGCTTAAAATACAGGGATGTGTGAGAGGACGATGCACGATGCTTgggatttgtttatttttcgaaACCCTGGTGCTGCTTGTAGCAAACACGCATGACATCCAAACCTGAgtcttcccttctctcctctcttaacAAAGGAGGCATCAGCTCCGGGAAGGCCGTGTCCCACGAGAGGAAGAGTGTCATGACCCCCACGCCGAGGGACAACGTGCCGGCCAAGTCCCCCGTGTCCGAGCCGGTGGCCTCCCACAGCCCCTTCGACCCCCACCTCCGCCCCATGGTCCCCGGGGAGGTGTACCACCTGCCCCCGCACCTGGACCCCGCCATGGCCTTCCAGCGAGTCCTGGACCCTGGTACAGCCGCTGCTGCTCCTCTAGAGCGTCCCTCTCGTAGCCCTAGTCACTCTCTGGTGACCCACCTTAACGGGGCTACGTTGAGCTGTAGTTTGCATGTACACCCAGGAGGGATTCTGTCTAAcagacaattatttatgtgctCCGTTGACCGGACTGTAGACATCTCATGGAGACACGGGGCCAATTTAGATTTTATTGGCTATACCGTACGATTTATTAAATAATCGGGATATTCTTATTATTAATATAGTATTAATTGAGGTGGCAGTCGGCTGGATACATACATAAATGTTTACATGCCCCCCTACCATTTAAAACAAATTTGTTCTTTATTTTCACATTAGTCAATATTAGGTTGGCCGGTGGCAGATAACTTTGGATGAACATCCTGCACCGGTTACTCatatgaaccccccccccccccccccctctcctcgtcCCACGGCAGGCGCGTACATCTTCCCCCGGCAGCCGACGCCGGCGGGCTACCCCAACACCTACCAGCTGTACACCATGGAGACCACGCGCCAGACCATCCTCAACGACTACATCACCTCCCAGCAGATGCAGGTCATCCCGCGGCCGGACCTGGCCCGGGGCCTGTCGCCGCGGGAACAGCAGTCCATCGCCATCCAGTATCCGGCCGGTGCTCGAGGTACGCAACCGCGCCGGGGGACGCGCTGTAGGGCGCAGGCCTGCTTCCctacagcgtgtgtgtgtgtgtgtgtgtgtgtgtgtgtgtgtgtgtgtgtgtgtgtgtgtgtgcgtgtgccttttACTGGCTATCCTTTTCCAGACGCCCAGAAGCAAATGACCTCGACAAAAttagcaggttttttttttttgtaatcacTGAGGAGGGCTACCACTGATTGGGCCACACTCCTCAATGATCGGGTTATGGGTCGTACAAATTGGTACCGCGGGGCCTCAGCTCCATGCAGCTGCCCCCCCCACACCGGTCCCCAGTCTCTCTAATCACGCCCCTGGGGCCTCATACACTGATCTGTAAATCTATAACTGACGTGGCGGGCGATGGGTCCCAGCTGATGGCGGGGCCCATGGTGTCCGGTAGATTTGATGGAATTGGTTCTTGTTGTTCACCGCTGGCCCTTTGCTTCTGTCTGTAAAAGGGATAATTGATCTAGCCCAGATGCCTCCAACTATCCTGTTACCTCACCCTGGGGCAACAGGTTCCCCCACTATGGAGCGAATCGCCTACCTCCCCGGAGCTCAGCCCCCTTTCCCTCCTAGGCCCTTCAACCAAGCCTCCATATCGCCAGGTGAGGACCACACCCCCTGACTGTCCCCCCtctcttaacccccccccccccccccccccccccccccctcttactcCTCTCCGTCCCCTTTTACTTTGCCTTTCCAGTTGACCTCTCCACAAGGTCCAAGTGATGGTGGTCTTGGTGTTGGCGACTCGCATACAACCACTTTAAGGGCACTTGACCACCCCCTGGTGGTCGTTCTTTTGTGGTACAGTCCTGTCCATCTGCAGACGGACCAGTCCAACCCATCTCCACTTAAGGGGGGATTGGCAAGTTGCTTGAGCACAGCAAAGAAGTCACACTTGAAGTACTTCAGACTTAAACTAGATGAATATTGCTAGGCTGCCTGTTTCAAAGCATGGTTTCATGATACAAAGATTATAGTTGGAGCCAATTATTAAGTGTATTATTGGTATCAGGCCAATAGCCAGAATGGCCAATTTCCCTAATGTATATGTTAAATACAAGCAGAATATTTTGTAAgaataaattatattttataataatgtATTATGATAGAACTTTGTCGACTCCCAATGGTAATATATCTTGATATTTGAGCCTTCACCAAGCTTTACTTGTGTATATATTCATATAGAAACGTATGCTTCAGTAACTGGCAGCCTGGTTCAGTCCTTGCAGAAGTGGCCGATAACCGTAATGGTCCAACCTGAGTTTATTGCCCCAGTAAAACCGCCATGGCATCCAGTCCCACCTCACCTCCAAGAAGGTTTCCTGGCACGGCATTCCGAGCCCCGCCCTGGTTCCCTCCTTCCACCGCCTGTGGACCCAAACtttatgcagtgtgtgtgtgtgtgtgtgtgtgtgtgtgtgtgtgtgtgtgtgtgtgtgtgtgtgtgtgtgtgtgtgtgtgtgtgtgtgtgtgtgtgtgtgtgtgtgtgtgtgtgtgttgtccttgGGTTTTCAGGCCACCTAGCCGCAGCAGCCAACGCCGCCGGcatggagcgagagagggaaagggagcgggagagagaccggGAACACCGAGACCGAGAGCAGCGGGACAGAGAGCAGCGGGACCGGGAACACCGGGACCGCGAGCACCGGGACCGGGAACACCGGGACCGCGAGCAGCGGGAGCGCGAGCACCGGGAGCGAGAGATGAGGGAGCGCGAGCATCTGGCCGCCGCGGGCGCCAGCGCGTACATCCGCAGTGGTGAGCAGAGTCACGGCTCTTTATAGTCCTTCTTCATTGATTGTATTTTTACCTTCACCTTTATGTCCGAAAGGTGAAC
The Gadus morhua chromosome 7, gadMor3.0, whole genome shotgun sequence DNA segment above includes these coding regions:
- the ncor1 gene encoding nuclear receptor corepressor 1 isoform X7: MLFFRERQQMSLKQITRPSHEDKVEEKAEEDKSEKAEKKEDEEKKDEEEKDEKEESRDIGKDKDKCDGGEDEDGKEQSTPRGRKTANSQGRRKGRITTRSMANEAAAEEPSPPSSSSAAEPGPPEPPQASKVEPAQKSGKEPPKPQTPLAAMEANKAGTVETGETSRWTEEEMEVAKKGLVEHGRNWTAIAKMVGTKSEAQCKNFYFNYKRRHNLDNLLQQHKQDTRRARADMSQGEGLATASADDDEDNQDDSDAGDNSSDTESAPSPSQADPSKAGDGKRADGGAANSHPSEQDQAQGAAQSQGAAQAGGVAAGPSSKTQETPYGELRVKQEKSPEGDGGTPEERARAAPYTGVLHPKTEPQDLELRSGGGGGEVQVKVEPEAKERGDKGQPDERQRELHSDNDSSATCSADEDVEAEPERQKMYTLDKPSMLGPPGSVLVSSKLNMQQLHHRAANIPPMVQGPYGPGAVPVSGFTMFQHQIKAVHESAHQEDKQRQDQGEPDRRPPSHPAFSTRDGKPYPFMPFDMKLALEQEAQSGRPGSPYRLCPRELSKASAQSDPSAPNVSRYSVPPVLHPTPSQTAQDMPEAVRVSFRHSRPPNIPAPPPLIPTSKHTDKPSFIQGGSISQGTPGTYLPSHALYGLEGTKSSVGSISLGLPRQQDHNKPGSMQSVQDGRGNPGKMGEGLAYGRGSITQGTPAMPQSSIAADLLKGTITKLATEDMSSPDKSGRGEQMPKGHVIYEGKSGHIVSYDAIKNPREATRSPRAGHDLKRSCDMMEGPTGRGLPGRDGAPFEGLMGRALPREGLLGDSKERPFITGSIMQGTPRTSAEAYDDSPKYKQIKRESPPIRSFDGGIGKGKPYEAVNTIQELGRSIHEIPRQDQSGGDSRKTPDMADRRVLEGPMSQIHSVNQPAIKHNVKSLITSPGKMPHGLPQLEAMERAKYEESKGGPDRVRQSVVNSTGVLRSTHQEANRTQLSPGMYEDANARRTPVNYSTNSRSSPMLGRAPDGGISSGKAVSHERKSVMTPTPRDNVPAKSPVSEPVASHSPFDPHLRPMVPGEVYHLPPHLDPAMAFQRVLDPGAYIFPRQPTPAGYPNTYQLYTMETTRQTILNDYITSQQMQVIPRPDLARGLSPREQQSIAIQYPAGARGIIDLAQMPPTILLPHPGATGSPTMERIAYLPGAQPPFPPRPFNQASISPGHLAAAANAAGMERERERERERDREHRDREQRDREQRDREHRDREHRDREHRDREQREREHREREMREREHLAAAGASAYIRSGSEQPGRPVSRGYLRSPSPSVRTPEGVVQQRPSIFQGTNSKSVITSLIPQSSASAVAAAAAQAGSRYSTAADALAALVDAAASAPQMDVAKAKESGKQQQDHRDDDMAARRAATLAEHQQLQQHQQHQQQQQQQQQQQQQQQHLHQQQQQALHHQQQLQQQHHHQQQLQQQHQQQEAERHAMQAQYGSKDKGTKARIEEELRTHGKTTISAANFIDVIITRQIASDKDSRERGSQSSDSSSSLASNRYDNPSGGTIEVISPASSPVQPQQDKPEERQPQPPAHQRSMAGLAPAAGMRPFDMSRYRQQGEPPHAAPQQPPSSQGDSYAQVPKTHRVMTLADHISHIITQDFARNQDPPASSASSTFQSSAPLVSTSSRVKAPSRYSPENQAPHHQRPSNRVSPENAPDKARARPGKSPERGRQMENYEPISPPQSYQDKQEAAGPPAPQRRQNDNPEIRSDSRSPGNMSYLPSFFTKLENTSPMVKSKKQEIFRKLNSSGVGDSDVGNAQPGTEIFNLPAVTSSGSINARNHSFSDPANNLGLEDIIRKALMGNLEDRPDQDHQGGPGSQPANSEGRQDANRSPSIGKQKPQSKAASRKSKSPNLGQGYAGAERPSSVSSVHSEGDYTRQAAAGWPWEDRPSSTGSMQFPYNPLTMRMPPTSIASPAIQSQQQQQQLAPPPPAGPTAQQQQQQQRVWEREPLLSEQYETLSDSDD